Below is a window of Pseudomonas monteilii DNA.
CACCGCCCGCCCCGACCTGCTCGCAGGCCGTATCATCCTGGTGACCGGTGCCGGTCGCGGCATCGGCGCCGCGGCGGCCCGGGCCTATGCGGCCCATGGCGCCACGGTCCTGCTGCTGGGCAAGACCGAGGCCAACCTCGTCGAGGTCTATGACCAGATCGAAGCGGCAGGCCACCCGCAACCGGTGGTGATCCCGTTCAACCTGGAAACCGCCGAACCGCACCACTACGGCGAACTCGCCGCCCTGATCGAAACCCAGTTCGGCCGTCTGGACGGGCTGCTCAACAACGCCTCGATCATCGGCCCGCGCACGCCGCTGGACCAGCTGTCCGGCGAGCACTTCATGCGCGTCATGCACATCAACGTCAATGCCACGTTCCTGCTGACCAGCACCCTGCTGCCGCTGCTCAGGCTGTCGAGCGATGCGTCGATCGCCTTCACCTCCAGCAGTGTCGGGCGCAAGGGTCGGGCGCACTGGGGCGCCTATGGTGTCTCGAAGTTCGCCACCGAAGGCCTGATGCAGACCCTGGCCGACGAACTCGAAGGCGTCGCCCCGATCCGCTCCAACAGCATCAACCCTGGCGCCACGCGCACGGCCATGCGTGCGCTGGCCTACCCGGCCGAGAACCCCCAGGACAACCCGGCACCCGAAGACATCATGCCGGTCTACCTCTACCTGATGGGCCCGGACAGCGCCGGGGTCAACGGTCAGGCGTTCAACGCCCAATAGCCTCGGCGACCGCCAGGGTGGGCCGCACGTGCTCGTCCTGGCCCAGCTCCATCTGCATGCAGCGCTCCAGGAACACGAACATGCAGTCGTAGCTCTTGCAGATCGCCTTGCGCAGCGCGGTGCACAGCGCCGGGTCCGGGTGCTCGCCCGCCAGCGTGCAGATGAT
It encodes the following:
- a CDS encoding YciK family oxidoreductase, which gives rise to MFDYTARPDLLAGRIILVTGAGRGIGAAAARAYAAHGATVLLLGKTEANLVEVYDQIEAAGHPQPVVIPFNLETAEPHHYGELAALIETQFGRLDGLLNNASIIGPRTPLDQLSGEHFMRVMHINVNATFLLTSTLLPLLRLSSDASIAFTSSSVGRKGRAHWGAYGVSKFATEGLMQTLADELEGVAPIRSNSINPGATRTAMRALAYPAENPQDNPAPEDIMPVYLYLMGPDSAGVNGQAFNAQ